One region of Streptomyces capillispiralis genomic DNA includes:
- the recX gene encoding recombination regulator RecX produces MTRRTDWAEYEFAASGAPRGRGTGGDEGSAVGGDTAYDDSTDASGPRDTGSGGGRRRAGGARAGGSRDGGSRGGRGRRRRDFGEAAAADGDASSSSRAEREEPPGDPVERARAICLRLLTGTPRTRKQLADALRKREIPDEAAEEVLSRFEEVGLINDSAFADAWVESRHHGRGLARRALAQELRTKGVDPTLIDAAVSRLDSEQEEETARELVSRKLRATRGLDRDKRIRRLAGMLARKGYPEGLALRVVRQALEEEGEDTEFLGDGGF; encoded by the coding sequence GTGACCCGACGAACCGACTGGGCCGAGTACGAGTTCGCCGCCTCCGGCGCCCCACGGGGGAGGGGCACCGGAGGCGACGAGGGCTCAGCCGTGGGCGGTGACACGGCGTACGACGACAGCACCGACGCGAGCGGTCCCCGGGACACCGGTTCCGGTGGTGGCCGCCGGCGTGCCGGGGGCGCACGGGCGGGCGGCTCGCGTGACGGCGGGTCGCGCGGTGGACGCGGGCGCAGGCGCCGGGACTTCGGCGAGGCGGCCGCGGCGGACGGAGACGCCTCTTCCTCATCGAGGGCAGAGCGGGAGGAGCCTCCGGGGGACCCGGTCGAGCGGGCACGGGCGATCTGTCTGCGCCTGCTCACCGGGACCCCGCGCACGCGCAAACAGCTTGCCGACGCCCTGCGCAAGCGGGAGATCCCGGACGAGGCCGCCGAGGAAGTGCTGTCCCGGTTCGAGGAGGTCGGACTGATCAACGACAGCGCCTTCGCGGACGCCTGGGTGGAGTCCCGGCACCACGGCCGGGGGCTCGCCCGGCGGGCGCTCGCCCAGGAACTGCGCACCAAGGGCGTCGACCCCACGCTGATCGACGCGGCCGTCTCCCGGCTCGACTCCGAGCAGGAGGAGGAGACCGCGCGGGAACTGGTCTCCCGCAAGCTCCGTGCGACGCGTGGGCTCGACCGCGACAAGCGGATCCGCCGCCTCGCGGGCATGCTCGCCCGCAAGGGCTACCCCGAGGGCCTCGCC